A single region of the Actinomycetes bacterium genome encodes:
- a CDS encoding heavy-metal-associated domain-containing protein: MTMTITHTYEVPDISCGHCVAAIEGEVGPLAGVESVSVDLDDKLVTVLGGDDVAIRAAIDEAGYDIAG, translated from the coding sequence ATGACGATGACCATCACCCATACCTACGAGGTGCCCGACATCAGCTGTGGCCATTGTGTGGCTGCGATAGAAGGGGAGGTGGGGCCGCTCGCAGGCGTTGAGTCCGTGAGCGTGGACCTCGACGACAAGTTGGTCACCGTGCTCGGAGGCGACGACGTCGCGATCCGTGCCGCTATCGACGAAGCGGGCTACGACATCGCCGGCTGA